The following proteins come from a genomic window of Drosophila sulfurigaster albostrigata strain 15112-1811.04 chromosome X, ASM2355843v2, whole genome shotgun sequence:
- the LOC133848408 gene encoding uncharacterized protein LOC133848408: MKIFVCLFAALVATSSAGIISGGGGGGGGGGGYSYGIGSGGGGGGHTEVRTVKVIHEGSAQIGGGGFGGGHGGHGGHGGHGHGGHQEVKTIKVIHQEAPAAYHGHGHGHGHGGGHGHGFSSGGHQEVKTIKVIHQEAPAAHGYAHGGGHGGSHGGHGGFGGHQEVKTVKVIHEEGHALGGGGGYAGGFSHGGGYSHGGGFSHGGGHGGGHQEVKTIKVIHEEGHALGGGGGAGGYSGGFSHGGGHDFGHGGHQEIKTVKVIHEEGHALGGGGGGGYAGGFSHGGGFSHGGGHGGHQEVKTVKVIHEEGHALGGGGGYTGGFSHGGGFSHGGGQEVKTIKVIHEEGHALGGGGYAGGYSGGYSGGFSHGGGLQEVKTVKVIHEEAAPAPIAVHNEYLPPVVSAPAPGYLPPSGAWK; encoded by the exons ATGAAG atctttgtctgtctgtttgctgCACTTGTTGCCACCAGCTCGGCTGGCATCATtagcggtggcggcggcggaggaggaggcggcggTGGTTACAGCTATGGCATCGGTTCTGGCGGCGGAGGCGGTGGCCACACCGAAGTGCGCACCGTTAAGGTCATCCATGAGGGTAGCGCTCAGattggcggcggcggctttGGCGGTGGACACGGCGGTCATGGCGGACACGGCGGACATGGTCATGGTGGCCACCAGGAGGTCAAGACCATCAAAGTCATCCACCAGGAGGCACCAGCTGCCTATCACGGACACGGTCACGGTCACGGACATGGCGGTGGTCATGGACACGGTTTCAGCAGCGGCGGTCACCAGGAGGTGAAGACCATCAAGGTTATCCACCAAGAGGCTCCTGCTGCTCACGGATATGCTCATGGCGGCGGTCATGGCGGCAGTCACGGTGGACACGGCGGTTTCGGTGGTCACCAGGAGGTCAAGACTGTCAAGGTCATCCACGAAGAAGGACACGCTcttggcggcggcggcggttaCGCTGGTGGCTTCTCCCACGGCGGTGGTTACTCTCATGGCGGTGGTTTCTCTCACGGTGGTGGACACGGCGGCGGTCACCAGGAAGTCAAGACCATCAAGGTGATCCATGAGGAAGGTCATGCTCTTGGCGGCGGCGGAGGCGCTGGCGGTTACTCTGGTGGCTTCTCCCATGGCGGTGGACACGACTTTGGCCATGGCGGACACCAGGAGATCAAGACAGTCAAGGTAATCCATGAGGAGGGTCATGCTCtgggcggcggcggcggcggcggttaTGCTGGTGGCTTCTCTCACGGCGGCGGTTTCTCCCATGGCGGCGGTCATGGTGGTCATCAGGAAGTCAAGACCGTGAAGGTGATTCATGAGGAAGGACACGCTTtgggcggcggcggtggctaCACTGGAGGTTTCTCCCACGGCGGCGGCTTCTCCCACGGCGGTGGACAGGAGGTCAAGACCATCAAGGTAATCCATGAGGAGGGTCATGCTCTTGGAGGCGGCGGCTACGCTGGTGGCTACTCTGGTGGCTACTCTGGTGGCTTCTCCCATGGCGGTGGTCTCCAGGAGGTGAAGACCGTCAAGGTCATCCACGAGGAGGCTGCTCCAGCTCCCATTGCCGTGCACAACGAATACCTGCCTCCAGTTGTGTCCGCTCCAGCTCCCGGATACTTGCCTCCATCGGGTGCCTGGAAGTAA
- the LOC133848546 gene encoding uncharacterized protein LOC133848546: MRITSMMQLLLVLCMLLALALGLGQPQQLLRRNIIKVRASGFLPFESDLLLPLGILRQLQAQDRASRLLPSPQQQLYRKSKPRQKPPKTKVKQQVRLERAKANAGGAGAGAGVQMYNLIDDDGELLLNLRVHNEMSHIDQHLDAAPQSSNHRFEEAEAEAELATPWRPSKWRPTARPPLTLTSSSPRPLPLHQYLSSNSLDQSQQQSLSLSQLQLQSATTPTTTQQQQQQQQRRVFGGRQDWRSYQ, translated from the coding sequence ATGAGGATTACGAGTATGATGCAGTTGCTCTTAGTGTTGTGCATgctgttggcgttggcgttggggTTGGGgcaaccacagcagctgctgcgtcGCAACATCATCAAAGTGCGCGCCAGCGGCTTTCTACCCTTCGAATCGGatctgttgctgccgctgggCATACTCCGTCAACTGCAGGCTCAGGATCGCGCCTCTCGCCTGCTTCCATCGCCGCAACAACAGCTCTATCGCAAGTCCAAGCCAAGGCAGAAGCCACCCAAGACGAAGGTGAAGCAACAGGTGCGCTTGGAGCGAGCCAAGGCGAATGCAGGGGGGGCGGGTGCGGGTGCGGGTGTGCAGATGTACAATCTGatcgatgacgatggcgagcTGCTGCTCAATCTGCGTGTGCACAACGAGATGAGTCACATTGATCAGCATCTGGATGCGGCGCCGCAGAGCAGCAATCATCGATTcgaggaggcggaggcggaggcggagttGGCCACGCCCTGGCGTCCCTCAAAGTGGCGACCGACAGCGCGGCCgccgttgacgttgacgtcgtcgtcgccgcgGCCTCTGCCCCTGCATCAGTatctcagcagcaacagcctgGATCAGTCGCAACAAcaatcgttatcgttatcgcagctgcagctgcagtcggcgacgacgccgacgacgacgcagcagcagcagcaacagcagcagcgacgcgtGTTTGGCGGCAGACAAGATTGGCGCAGCTATCAGTGA